In Bacteroidota bacterium, the genomic stretch TAGACAACCTGTATGTTACTGACCTTACTGAAAACTGCCTGAATAGTAGTTATACATTTTATGGTGATGTGCGCATTACAGGAGGTGCGCAGGGAGTAACGCTTACAAATACGCATGTGAATAGTGGCGGGCGCTTGCATGTAAGCTGCGTTGCCAGTTGTGGCGTTAATCCTGATGATTATCTTTTTGAACAACTTTCCTACGCAAAAATAAATAGTGATAACAATACTAATGGTGGTCTTCCTTCATTCGTTATGTCAGATGAGTTTAAACAAGTTGCTCCTCCTTCTGTTTTTATTTTTCCTAATCCTAGTAATGGAATATTTGTCGTTGAAAGTTCTAAAGTAAATATTCAAAATATTCAGATAATAAATGCCCTCGGTCAGATAGTATACAAAACAACAATTGGCAGTGGGCAATTGTCAGCAGGCAATAAACAGCCAACAACAAACGGGCAACTAACCATTGATTTGAGTTCCCATCCCAAAGGCATCTACTTTATAAAAGTGCAAAGCGGAGAAAATGTGTACACCCAAAAAATAATCCTCCAATAAAAAAAGCCCCGCAAAACACAGGGCTTCGTACTGTGTACCTTAGTAATTTCTTCGTACTTCGCTGGAATCTTCCTCCCCCATTGGGTGAGAAAACTCCCCTCCCTAACGGGGAGGGGCAGGGGGTGGGGCTTGGGGGCTTTTTATTTCGGCTGCAACGGAAAATCCCTCCCGCTCATCACCCCCGGCTTAATCACAATCACCTCCGTAACCGACTCAAATTCCGGCCCCTTCGAAATCGTAGCAGTATAAGTGCCGCTCTCCAACTTCTCCTCATAATTCCCCTCCTCATCACACACAATAAGTATCGCCTCCTTATTCTCCTGCTGCATTTTTATCTCCGCCTTCGCCAAACCCGCATTCGTACTCCCGTTCAATACAGTCCCCTTCATCCCCGACACCTTCGGATTAATCATCTCAAGTATCCTCTCAAAAATATAACGCTCCGCATACTCATGTTTTTTTCTGTAAATAATTTGCCCGTCATCCATCATGTCCCGCGCTGTAGTATAGCACGCATTATTTGCCTTTATCTTCTTTGCCGTTTCAACACCCGTCTCGCTCGCGCTCTTAAAATCGGTATACAAATCCTCAAACGCAGTAACATTCCCATCCACCGTCAACTCAAAACCCGCAGGCATGTTATTACCCCCATCCTGCAGCAGCGTCAGATTATCCGCAATATAATTATTCATGCTCGAACCCATTCCGCTCACACTCTCCCAATCATTCTGATTCGCCTTGCGGTAATATTTCTGTCCCGCCTTTTCATAATTCGCCTTCCTGAACTCTTCCGTAAACACACCATTTATATAACCCTTCGTCTGCAAAAAATTTCCTATCACCACATCAGCCGCCTTCTCCACCTTTATTCTCAACTGCTCCGCTTCCGCACCCCGCGCCTGGTCATCCGGCAATTTCTTCGCTGCCGCTATCGCCTTCTTTGCGTCCAACCCCTTTTGAGCGGTATAACTTTGCTTGTAATTCGTAAAATCAGCAATATCCTTCGCGTAATTATCCCACAGCGTATTCAATGCGCTGTACAAATCCTGCTGCGAGCAGTTGTAATTTTTTTGTTCCGGTTCCATCTTTCGTGTTGCCTGATACTTAACTCTCAGGTCTTTTTTAGCGATACATTAATTTCTACTTTGGAGTATACCCTAAATCGTGCCAAACAAAGTTTTGTATATATTTTCATTCTCCATTCTGTATTTTCTTCGCGTCTTTGCATCTTTGCGAGAGATTGTATTAAAATCCATTTCTAAACGCGTAAAACCCATTATCAAGCGTGCCTGTCCCGTTCTTCTCGGGGTAAAATCCGCTGTCAAGCATGTAAAATACATTATCAAGCATGCCTGCCCCATTCTTCTCGGGGTAAAATCCGCTGTCAAGCGTGTAAAATCCATTTTCAAGCGTGTTAAATATCCACGGTCAAGCGTGTAAAATCCATTGTCAAACGTGTAAAATTCGCTGTCAAGCGTGTAAAATCCGTTGTCAAGCGTGCCTGCCCCGTTCTTCTCGTGGTAAAATCCACTGTCAAACGTGTAAAGGGGACTTAAGTCAACACCGCTCTTGAAATCACAATCTTCTGAACTTCGGTTGTCCCTTCATAAATCTGAGTGATTTTTGCATCGCGCATCAAACGCTCCACATGATATTCTTTCACATATCCATAACCGCCATGCACCTGCACCGCTTCAACTGTGGTCTCCATCGCAACGCGCGAAGCATAAACTTTTGCCATCGCGCTGGCAGTGCTGTAATCCAAGTGATTATCTTTCAGCCATGCGGCTTTTAAGCAGAGCAAACGTGCCGCTTCAATCTCTGTTGCCATGTCGGCAAGTTTGAATTGAATTGCCTGATGTTTTGAAATTTCTTTTCCAAATGCTTTTCTTTCTTTTGAATAAGCGAGTGCAAGTTCGTATGCGCCCGATGCAATGCCGAGCGCCTGCGCAGCAATTCCTATTCTTCCTCCAGCCAATGTTTTCATAGCGAAGGTGAACCCAAATCCGTCTTCGCCAATTCGGTTTGCTTTCGGAACTTTTACATTGGTGAACATCAGCGAATGTGTATCACTCCCGCGAATACCGAGTTTATCTTCTTTCTTTCCGACCTGAAATCCGGGCATTCCTTTTTCCACTATGAAGCAATTAATGCCTTTATGTTTTTTTTCAGGATGCGTTTGAGCCATCACAAGATAGGTTGTTGCGCTTCCTCCGTTAGTAATCCAGTTTTTTATTCCGTTCAAAATATAATAGTCGCCTTTATCTTCAGCAGTAGTTTTTTGTGAAGTCGCATCGCTTCCGGCTTCTGGTTCGCTCAAACAAAAAGCCCCGATGATTTCTCCTTTGGCGAGTGGCACAAGATATTTCTGTTTCTGCTCTTCCGTGCCGTAAGCTTCCAGCCCCCAGCACACGAGAGAATTATTCACGCTCATCACCACAGAACACGATGCATCCACTTTTGATATTTCTTCCATTGCCAGCACATAGGAAATTGTATCCATGCCTCCTCCTCCATATTTCAGATCAACCATCATCCCGAGAAATCCTAATTGCCCAAGCTGTTTAATTTCTTCCACAGGAAATTTTTGCTGGTTATCGCGCTCAATCACGCCTGATTTCAAAACTTCCTGCGCGAAATCGCGGGCTGCTTTTTGCACGGAGAGATGCTCTTCTGATAATTCAAATTTCATATATGATAAGTTAGTAATTTTGAATAGTGCACTAAGGTATAAAAATATGATAAAGTATAAGGTGATAGGAATTATGTCAGGCACCTCATTGGACGGACTTGATATTGCATATTGCAAATTTTATAAAAATAAAAGTTGGGGATACAAAATCATTCAGGCCCGAACAAAAAACTATAATATAAAATGGAAAAAGAAACTGAATAAGGCATTTAAGATAAAGAAGAAAAACCTTGAAACTCTGAACATCGAATATGGAAATTATATAGGAAAAGAAATTTTAAAATTTATTAAACAAAAAAAACTTTCTCCGGATTTGATTTCTTCACACGGACACACTATTTTTCACCAGCCCGAGAAAGGAATCACACTTCAGATTGGAGATGGAAAAACTATTTCTTCTTTGTGCAAACTTCCTGTCATATGTGATTTCCGCTCTGGCGATATTGAACTGGGAGGACAGGGCGCTCCGCTTGTTCCGCTGGCGGATAAGCTTCTTTTTTATGATTACGATTATTGCCTTAACCTGGGCGGTTTTGCGAATATCTCCTATGATAATTCAAAAAATAAAAGAATAGCATTTGACATTTGTCCTGCCAACATTGTGCTGAATAATTTAGCAACAAAACTCGGAAAAGATTTTGATAAAGCAGGAAAAATCGCATCTCAAGGGAAGGTAAATCGGAAGCTTCTTGAAAAACTTAATGAACTTTCATTCTATAAATGCAAGCCACCAAAATCACTGGGAAGAGAATGGGTGGAGAAATACTTTTTTCCGTTTTTAAATTCATTTAACATTTCTATTCAGGATAAACTCAGGACTGTTTGTGAGCATATTGCTTTTCAAATCACTTTAGTTGTTAACCCCGAACCCCGAACCCCGAACTCCGGACTTTTAATTACAGGCGGTGGGGCTTACAACAAATTCCTAATAGAGAGAATTTCTGCTCAGGTAAAATGTAAAGTTGTTCTTCCTGATGACAAAACCATTCAATTCAAGGAAGCCATGGCGTTTGCATTTCTTGGAGTGTTAAGAATGCGAAATGAAATAAATATTCTGAAAAGTGTTACGGGTGCAAAGCGAAACAGTTCTGGCGGGAAAATTTATTCACATAATTAAAAGCGGTCGTCATCAAAAAATCCTTCTTCTTCGTCATCATCATCTTTGTCATCTAGCACTGCATCATCGATGTTTTCAAGTTTTGGCTCGCTTTCAGAAAAAAATTCTTCTTCTTTATCATCCTGCTCATCTTTTTCTATTGCATCATCCCAGCCATCTTCTCCTTTTGCTTTTGATTTTGATGCCGAAGCTTTCATCGCTTGTGTTTTCCGGGAAACTACTTTAGCAGCTTTCTTTTGTTTAGCTTTCGTGATGGCTTTCACCTTCGCGGGTTTTGATTTTTTAGTTTTTGATTTCTTCATAAATGAAGTTTTTCAAAATTTATTCCCTTGGTTAACGGGTTTGTGATACAAAATTAAAAACTTTTGATATAAATAATATTCCGAAATAATTTTTTTTCACACCCTTAATTGGGCGTCATAACCGAATTATATAAAGTAGTTAGTTTCTGCTTCTGGTTCTGTGCCTGAGCCAATTGCTGTTCAAGGGTTTTCAGTCCGTCAGGTAGCGGATTGCTTTGTTTCAGTTTGGCAATTTGCTCTGTAATTTTCTGCTCGCGATCAGAATACATTTGGGCAAGGTCTTTTATTCCTTTCTGCCCGAAATAGCGTACCCAGCGGTTGTCTTCCGTGCGGGCAATCTTTTCAAGAATTTTTATTCCGGCATTAATGGTATCATCGCTGCAAAGCTTGAGAAAATCCGTGTAGGTCATGGCAAAAGAAACATTTTCCCATCCACTCATTTTTTCAGAAAGGCTCACAAAAAATGATTGATTTGCATCACTGCCGTGAAGAGAATAAATCTGCGCAACCGCCAGCAGCATGTCCATACTTTTTTCTGATTCAAATTTTTTGGCGATTTCCATCGCCTCTTTTTCATCCTTTTTTGACAGAGCGGAAAGTGATGCTCCTGCCACCGAATACGATTTATCATTTATTCCATTTCGATAAACTTGGGTGAGGTCATCATCCTGGTAATTGTTTGCAAGCTGTTCGGTGGCAAGAGCGCGCACAGAAGATTTCTCATCGTTCCTGGCAAGGGCAATAAGTTTTTCTTTCACTTTGTTTTTATATTCAGAAGGAAGTTTTTCCAGAAAGTTGATGGCTCTTTCCCGCAGGTCGGAATTTTTATCGCTCAAAGCTGAAACAATTACATCAGCCGCATCAGGCATGCTTGCAAAGTTGGCACATTCTTTCATGGCTTCCAGTCTATCCTGATAGAGCGGGCAGTTTTTATATTCGAATACACGCTCGGCTACTGATAATTTTTCTTCTTTCACGCAGAGCAGGCTTTTTTCCGCATCCACATTAACAAAATCAGGTTTGCGGGATAGCGGGAATGAAAAATCTTCGGTCTGGTTATTTACCCATACACGCTTGCGCTCTTTTTTTCCATCAGCATAAATATCAATGTCAACCGGAATTCTGAAGACAGGAGATATGTTCAAATCCTGAAGCTGCTGAATGCGTACAAAATATTTCTGCAGCGTGTCATTGTAATTATGTTGTATAAGAAGTTTTGGATGACCTTCCGCAAAAAACCATTGATCAAAGAACCAATGTAAATCTTCTCCTGTTATCTGCTCGAACGCAAGGCGGAGGTTATCAGCTTCCACCGATGAGAATTTGTTTTTATCGAGATACAATTTAAGTGCAGAGAAGAACGCATCATCACCCAAATATTTTCTAAGCATATGAAGAACAGCGCCTCCTTTGTTATAAGAATGTGAATCAAAAACATCATCGGGCACATCATAATAATACCGTATTAAATGCTTGGGAGATTTTTCGGCATTGGAAAGATAGCCCGACATGGACTCGCGTCCGTGCTGGTCAGCCGCATCGCGACCATACTTATATTCCTGCCAGAGATATTCTCCGTAAGTAGCAAAGCCCTCATTGAGCGTGATGTTTGCCCATGATTCGCAGGTAACATAATCGCCAAACCAGTGGTGAAAAAGTTCGTGAGAGATAACATCTTCATAGCTGTTGTCGAGGTTCTCCCTGTCTGTTTGATTTAAAAATTCTCCATGAAGAACCGCAGAAGTGTTTTCCATAGCTCCTGAAACATAATCGCGCACTACCACTTGTGAAAATTTTTCCCAGGGATAAGGAGTGCCGAACTTGTTGGAAAAAAACTCAAGCATCTCGGGAGTTTTTCCGAAAAGGAGTTTTGCGTAGGGTTCGAATTCGTGTTCCACATAATAATTTACATCAATGTTTCTCCATTTGTCTTTTACAATAGCAAAATCTCCCACGGTCATCATTGAAAGGTATGGGGCGGAAGGAAGTGACTGTTTCCAGTAATCCGTTCGGGAGCCATCCGGATTTTTCTTTGATGAAATTAAAAGACCGTTTGAGAGTGTGACAAAATTTTTGTGAGCGGAATCAATGGTGATATAAATTTCCTGCGTCATTCTTTCATTCGGTTTATCAACAGTTGGAAACCAGCAGGAGTTGGATTCGGGCTCGCCTTGTGTCCAAAGTTCTGTGGGCTTATTTTTTTCTTTGCCCTGCGGATTAATAAAGTAAAGTCCTTTATCGGAAGTGATGGCATTTCCTGCATGGATTTCGCGCTCGTTGGGTTTTGCCACATAGTCAATAAAAACCTTCAGTGTATCATTACGGGAATATTCCTTATCAAGCGAAATGGTGAGTTGGGTTTTGTTATACGTGAACGGAAGAGTTTTCGTTGGATTAGTAAGAAGAGAAACTTCTTTCACTTCAAACCCTTTTGCATCAAGCGTGATTTCTTTTGCAGGATAGAAGTACGGCTTAAATGTAATGGTTGCTTTGCCGTTCATGTATTGTTTTTCCCAATCAAAATTCACCTCAAGTTTGGTGTGAAGGATGTCAATGCTTCTTGTGGAAGTTGGATGAAATTCTCCCGGCTCATGTTTAGCAAGTGTATCACCTGTTTTGGCAGGAAATTTCTGTGCAGACTCATGTGATTTGCGAGAAGTCGTGCAACTTGCAGCTACGAGTATAGCAGAGATTATTATACAAAACTTTTTCATGGATCTTCCAAAAGGAATACAAAGATGTATAAAAGTTAAGATACTCTAAGGATTTCTTTATTATTCATTTGGTATAAAATTAAAATATCTTTGCTGGAGATCATGTTTTTACATAAAATATTTTCTATGAAGTCGAAGATGCCAAACCTGCTGTTTTTGGCAATTATTATTTTTCTGACCTCATTTCCAAAAATTGATCCTACTTTTTCTACAGGATTAGATTTTTCACTGCCTTTCGCTTTGAATTATTTTTTCAGTCATGATATTCATTTTGGAAGTGAGGTGATTTTTACTTACGGACCTTTGTCTTTTCTGAAAATGCCTGTTCCAATGGGGAATAATCTTGTGCTTAGCATAGGATTTATTTCCATCGTTTATTTGACTTTTATTTATGCAACGCTTTTTCTCGGACAACTTATTAATAAAGAAAAATGGCTTCTTCATTTTGGAATTGTTTTTTTATTGTGCCAAATTGTAAATGTGGATCATTTGCTGATTGGAATAACAGCAGTTTCATTATTAATTCATCATGAAGCTAAAAGCAGAAAATGGTTAATCGTTTCTTTGTTTAGTTTGGTTTTCGGATTATATATTAAATCTTCCATAGGTATCTCATCCTTTCTGCTTTTGATTTCTTATATGTTTATTTATTATTTTTTATACAAAGATTTTAAAAAACTGATTAAAATTGTTGTTAGTGTTGGCGCACTATATTTTCTTTTTTGGTTTGTGATTTACAGAGACTTTCACGGATGTTTAAAATTTTTATGGGCTACTTTTCAATTGGCGAAAGATAATTCTGCTGCTGCTTCAGTTTATCCAGAAAATAATTGGTGGTTGCTTGGCACAGCTCTTGTCGCATTTTTTTTGATTCCCGCAGTTACAAAGGATAAAAGAACTTACTTTTTATACGTGTTGTTTTTTCTTTCGGCATTTGCGTCTTGGAAGCATAGTTATTCCCGCGAGGAGGAAGTGCACTTGTCCGTATTTTATCATTTTTTAATTTTATTTTTTTTCGTGTTCCTGATTTTCATTGATAAAATAAAATTAATTCATATCATACTTATCATTGTTTCATTCTTTTTCCTTTATAGTAACATGCTTTCCACCGAACGTTACCATCAGGATGACCGTATTGGGATAAATGGATTTAATAATTTTTATGAAACATTTTTTGACTATGGCAAACTCGCAGAGAAAAGCGCTGCCATCTCCAAGGAAAACATACAACCCGCAAAATTACCAATGGCAGTTTTAAGCATAATAGGTAATGAAAGCGTTGATGTATATCCCTGGGATTTCAGTTACGTTGTAGCCAACAATCTGAATTGGAAGCCAAGACCGGTTATACAAAGTTATGCCGCCTATACAGAATGGCTGGATAATCAGGATGCGGAATATTTTTCTTCCGATAAAAGCGCACGCTATATTGTTTGGGAGCTTACAGATGACAGATATGGGCAAAAAGGATTTTGCAGTATTGATAACCGGTATTTATTGAATGATGAACCCCATGCAATCTATCAGTTCTTTACTAACTACAAACCTGTTTATAAAAATGAACAGATTATTTTATTTGCTAAAACAAATAAACGCATGTTGTTTTATCCAAAGAGTATCAAATCAGATACTGCCTCATGGAATCAATGGATTAAAGTTCCTCCTGCAGAAGATGGGATTGTGAGGGTTAAAACAAAATTCAACAATACTTTTTTCGGGCAGATTAAAGAATTTTTATTTAAAGGAGAGGAAATACGAATGGATTGCAGAATGAAGAATGGTAATGTAATGCAATATCGTGTGATTCCGAACTGTGCGGAAAGAGGCATATGGATAAATCCTCTTCTTGCGAGTGATATGGACAAGAGCACCATTCAGTTTTCCGAAGTTGATGTAATCAGATTCACTTGCTCTAATATCAATCTTATGAAGTCACGTATTTTCATGGAGTGGGAAAACATTGAAATAAATAAAGAGCATATTGCCTTTCCTGATTCTTCAGCAACTAAATTATATAGTGGAAATTATAAAAATACTTTCAACTATTTTATGCAATACTATGTGTCTGCCGACACATTGATAGTACATTCATTAAATGATTTTGAAAGCAAAAAAGAAAATTGGTCGGGTGATACAACAAACCTATCTTCTGAGAATATTTTTTCAGGCAAAAAATCCGAATTGCTTGACGCGAAAGATATCTACTCTTCCACTTTTACATTTTCTATTAGTAAAATAAGGAATGATTCATCTGCTGTTATCGTCAACACTTCTGTTTGGGTAAAAATGGCAGAACATGCAAGAGGTACTTTGGTTGTTTCGCTGGAAGATAATGGAGGAATATTTTTCTGGAAAGCAAGGAAACTGGAGGACTATGTTAATGATAGAAATGAGTGGCAACAAGTTTTTTTCAAAGAGAAATTTACATCAATATCTAATGATGCAAAATTGAGTATTTATATCATTAACGATAATAAAAAAGAAATTTGTATAGATGATTTTGATGTGAAGGTTTACAAAAGTGATTGAAAGTAACAGATAACTATAAAAACTGAATTAGTTTACAAAAAGGATTTTTGCTATATAAGTTTTAGAGCCGTCATCATTAGCACAAAACACCATGTAAACTCCTGTGCGTGCTCGTTCACCTTTAAAATTATTGCCATACCATATTGCCTGTCCTCCCAGCGCCTTGGTTTGATAAACAAGAGATCCGCTGATATCAGTAATCTTTACATCAGCATTTTCAACAAGTCCTGTTATCGCTATAGGACCAGCATATCCAGGTTGAACAGGATTCGGGAAAACATACACATCAGTAAAATCTTCCAGCCCTTCAGTTGCATCATTTCTATACGAAATAATTCCATCTACCGTTCCAAAAAAAACTTCTCCTGTCTTTGGATTGATAACGATGGAACGGATTTCGTTAGAAAGAAGCGGGCTGTTATCTACCGTGAAATGCTGAATTTGCTGTGTACCGTCTGCAGACATAAGGTAAACTCCGGAGTTTTGAGTGCCAATCCACTTGCGGTTGGCTCCATCCACAGCAATGGCAGTTACAAGTTCTGTTTCGAGCAGAATCTGCGTGTGCCCGTCCTGTTCAATAAAAATCTGCTGAGCATCGCATCCTGAAGAAGAAAAAATCTGGTCGGGGCAGTAAAAAACTGCAATGCCTTTATCCGTACCCACCCAGATTTCTCCGTCTTTATCTTCGGCAAGGCATTCCACTTCATTGCTCGGAAAATTTCCATTTCCGGCACCTGCAAAAAGTTTTTTCATATTGTCATCTCCTGTTCCCCATGTTCCGTTTTCATTAAATACCAAAATTCCTCCTCCGCGCGGAAGCACCATCCATTTCTGGTTGTATTGATTGACGATGATTTGTCCAAGAGTAGGATTTAATCCTAATCCCAAATTGCTAAAGTTAAATGGTGGCTGCCATGTGCCATCGCTCTTTTTTACAGATAACGGATTAATGACATTGGAATTTGTAACCCACAAGTTACCATCCTTGTCAAAGGTTTGTCCATACACAGTTACCCAATGATAGGATGGAAGACCGGTAATGGATTGCAAACTGCTGTTGGTTTCATTCCAAATTTTTATAATTGAGCCGTTGTTGAGTTCAATAAGTCCATAACCAATTGTGCCGAGATACACATGTTCTTTATTTGCCGGATCAATGGCAACAGAAACAATATCACGCATTGTATCGAGTGCGGCAATTCCACCCGCACCTCCTTTTATACTTGACCAGTTTTCGCTGCTGAATTTATATACTTCTGCTTCGTTGTATCTTCCGTTCCATATTTCGTCATGGTCGCCCCGCGCTACCCATAAATCTCCATCTGACATGCTCATGACATAAACCTCAGAAGTGTTAGGCCCATTAGGAAAATAATTTTCATTCCATGCACCGAGATTGACAACTTTTGTTAACCCATTTAGATTATCGGCAATCCATATAAAATTCAGATTGGTATTATCAATAATTCCCTGATAAGGATCAACTCCATATAGTCGTGCAAGCCATGTTTCACTTCCATCATAGACATCCATGAATCCGGGAAAAGAAATCAACAATTTATTACTGTTGAATTCCATTTTTCTGACTGGAAAGAAACTTGTATCCGGCTTAAGAAAATGACCCCACGTTGTTCCATCATACTCATAAATTGTATCAGCAGGCCATGGCACTGTGGAGGGGGCAGAGTAGTTAACATAAATTTTTCCTGCAAAAGAAGTAATCGTGTTGTATTTACCTTTCGGCAATAAAGAAAATTTATTCCATGAATTATAGTCAGCCAAATTGGAAGAGTTCCATGAAGCCCTGTAAACTCCCGAATCAGTTGCTGCATAAAGATAATTTGCATCAGAAGTGATGTCGCGGATATTAATGTATCCTCCATTCACGCCAATATAATAGGTGTCTTCTATTTGTTTTTTATCCATATCAAGAACCACTATTCCGAACCCGCAGGCAACGTAAGCGAGTTGATTTCTCAGGTGAATATTGTTTATTGTTTTTTTTCCGGTGATGATAGCCCGCTTGATGTCAGAAATATTATAAATAATATTTCCGGAAACCAAATCAATATTGGCATTATTATACGCGATGAACAAGGTATTGTCATAATCATTATAACGAATGGTACTAACACCCACATCAGATAGTCCCGAAATCTTTGAAAGACGCTCAATATAATTATCATCTTTTTTTAGAGAAAAAATTCCGCTTTCAGTTGCACAGTAAATTTTTTCATTGCTTTGGGTGACAGAAATTCCTTTTTTATAAGAAAGGTGGTCGCGCCACTGACCAATAGCAAGCTGGCAAATTCCATCTCCTCCCATGAGAAAAGTTAACAGCAATAATGCGGAAGTGCAGATTTGTTTCAAATGATTCATCGCTTTGTGCTAATGTACTAAAGAAATCGGAACGTAAAATCAAGCATGATATTGTGTTTACCTTCAGTATTGGGAATGTAAATTCATATTTTTGCCATTCATTAAAATTGCACCCGTAGTTCAATGGATAGAATATCTGGCTTCGGACCAGAGGGTTGGGGGTTCGAGTCCCTCCGGGTGCACCGAAGAAAATAAAAGTTAATTCTTCAGAGTTAATAGCTGATTCACGATTAACAATTAACTTTGAACGATTAACCAAGTTTTGCGGGCGTGGTGAAATTGGTAGACATACCAGACTTAGGATCTGGCGCTTCACGGCATGGGGGTTCGAGTCCCTCCGCCCGCACAAATTTTCAAGATTTTCAGGGGCAATTTCCGTCCCCATAAATCTCTTATCTTTGCCCTCCATTTACTTTATTACCTGCTATGGATATAGTTAAAGAAAACGTTGATGACCTGAATGCTGTTTTGAAAGTCAAAATCGCTCCTGCTGATTATTCGGACAGGTATAATATTGCGTTGAAAAAATACCAAAAAAAAGTTGATCTGCCTGGCTTCCGTCCGGGAAAAGTTCCGGTAGATTTGATAAAGAAACGTTTTGGCACGCATATTTTGGTCGAAGAGATAAATGACATGCTTTCAGAATCGCTTCACAAATATATTTCTGAAAATAAAATTGATATTCTTGGCAACCCTCTTCCGAAAGAAGATTCTCATATTGATTTCGACCATCAGACCGA encodes the following:
- a CDS encoding anhydro-N-acetylmuramic acid kinase, with translation MIKYKVIGIMSGTSLDGLDIAYCKFYKNKSWGYKIIQARTKNYNIKWKKKLNKAFKIKKKNLETLNIEYGNYIGKEILKFIKQKKLSPDLISSHGHTIFHQPEKGITLQIGDGKTISSLCKLPVICDFRSGDIELGGQGAPLVPLADKLLFYDYDYCLNLGGFANISYDNSKNKRIAFDICPANIVLNNLATKLGKDFDKAGKIASQGKVNRKLLEKLNELSFYKCKPPKSLGREWVEKYFFPFLNSFNISIQDKLRTVCEHIAFQITLVVNPEPRTPNSGLLITGGGAYNKFLIERISAQVKCKVVLPDDKTIQFKEAMAFAFLGVLRMRNEINILKSVTGAKRNSSGGKIYSHN
- a CDS encoding acyl-CoA dehydrogenase encodes the protein MKFELSEEHLSVQKAARDFAQEVLKSGVIERDNQQKFPVEEIKQLGQLGFLGMMVDLKYGGGGMDTISYVLAMEEISKVDASCSVVMSVNNSLVCWGLEAYGTEEQKQKYLVPLAKGEIIGAFCLSEPEAGSDATSQKTTAEDKGDYYILNGIKNWITNGGSATTYLVMAQTHPEKKHKGINCFIVEKGMPGFQVGKKEDKLGIRGSDTHSLMFTNVKVPKANRIGEDGFGFTFAMKTLAGGRIGIAAQALGIASGAYELALAYSKERKAFGKEISKHQAIQFKLADMATEIEAARLLCLKAAWLKDNHLDYSTASAMAKVYASRVAMETTVEAVQVHGGYGYVKEYHVERLMRDAKITQIYEGTTEVQKIVISRAVLT
- a CDS encoding T9SS type A sorting domain-containing protein, whose amino-acid sequence is MRITGGAQGVTLTNTHVNSGGRLHVSCVASCGVNPDDYLFEQLSYAKINSDNNTNGGLPSFVMSDEFKQVAPPSVFIFPNPSNGIFVVESSKVNIQNIQIINALGQIVYKTTIGSGQLSAGNKQPTTNGQLTIDLSSHPKGIYFIKVQSGENVYTQKIILQ
- a CDS encoding M1 family metallopeptidase encodes the protein MKKFCIIISAILVAASCTTSRKSHESAQKFPAKTGDTLAKHEPGEFHPTSTRSIDILHTKLEVNFDWEKQYMNGKATITFKPYFYPAKEITLDAKGFEVKEVSLLTNPTKTLPFTYNKTQLTISLDKEYSRNDTLKVFIDYVAKPNEREIHAGNAITSDKGLYFINPQGKEKNKPTELWTQGEPESNSCWFPTVDKPNERMTQEIYITIDSAHKNFVTLSNGLLISSKKNPDGSRTDYWKQSLPSAPYLSMMTVGDFAIVKDKWRNIDVNYYVEHEFEPYAKLLFGKTPEMLEFFSNKFGTPYPWEKFSQVVVRDYVSGAMENTSAVLHGEFLNQTDRENLDNSYEDVISHELFHHWFGDYVTCESWANITLNEGFATYGEYLWQEYKYGRDAADQHGRESMSGYLSNAEKSPKHLIRYYYDVPDDVFDSHSYNKGGAVLHMLRKYLGDDAFFSALKLYLDKNKFSSVEADNLRLAFEQITGEDLHWFFDQWFFAEGHPKLLIQHNYNDTLQKYFVRIQQLQDLNISPVFRIPVDIDIYADGKKERKRVWVNNQTEDFSFPLSRKPDFVNVDAEKSLLCVKEEKLSVAERVFEYKNCPLYQDRLEAMKECANFASMPDAADVIVSALSDKNSDLRERAINFLEKLPSEYKNKVKEKLIALARNDEKSSVRALATEQLANNYQDDDLTQVYRNGINDKSYSVAGASLSALSKKDEKEAMEIAKKFESEKSMDMLLAVAQIYSLHGSDANQSFFVSLSEKMSGWENVSFAMTYTDFLKLCSDDTINAGIKILEKIARTEDNRWVRYFGQKGIKDLAQMYSDREQKITEQIAKLKQSNPLPDGLKTLEQQLAQAQNQKQKLTTLYNSVMTPN